Proteins found in one Hippopotamus amphibius kiboko isolate mHipAmp2 chromosome 12, mHipAmp2.hap2, whole genome shotgun sequence genomic segment:
- the LOC130833413 gene encoding olfactory receptor 6C2-like, with amino-acid sequence MYVKSVMRNHSAITTFILLGLTDDPQLEILAFIFLLITYLLSVVGNLTIISLVLVDSHLQTAMYFFLQNFSFLEISFTAACVPTYLYIISSGDKTITIKGCFSQIFYIVLFGATEFFLLAVMSYDRYVAICRPLHYMSIMNSRVCRNLILCCWVSGLLIILPPLGLTLHLEFCDSVIDHFFCDAFPILRNSCSDTWFIEQLVVFGAVLTFIMTLVCVVLSYIYIIRMILRLPSAQQRKKAFSTCSSHMIVVSISYGSCIVIYIKPTAKDEVALNKGVSLLTLSVAPLLNPFIYTLRNKQVKQSFHDTLRRIAFYSKK; translated from the exons ATGTATGTCA AGTCTGTGATGAGGAACCATTCGGCAATTACAACGTTCATCCTATTGGGTTTGACAGATGACCCACAACTAGAGATTTTGGCGTTTATCTTTCTGTTGATCACATATTTGTTAAGTGTAGTTGGGAATCTGACCATAATCTCTCTTGTGCTGGTGGATTCTCATTTACAAACagctatgtatttttttcttcaaaatttctctttcttagaaATCTCATTCACAGCTGCCTGTGTGCCCACATACCTCTACATCATCTCAAGTGGGGACAAAACCATCACCATCAAAGGCTGCTTCAGCCAAATCTTTTACATTGTCCTTTTCGGAGCTACAGAGTttttcctcttggctgtgatgtcctatgaccgctacgtggccatctgcagACCCCTGCACTACATGAGCATCATGAACAGCAGAGTCTGCAGAAACCTCATCCTCTGTTGTTGGGTATCTGGCTTATTGATTATCCTTCCACCCCTTGGCCTGACTCTCCACCTGGAATTCTGTGACTCTGTTATTGACCACTTTTTCTGTGATGCCTTTCCAATACTGAGGAATTCATGTTCAGATACATGGTTCATAGAGCAGCTGGTTGTATTCGGTGCTGTATTGACCTTCATAATGACCCTTGTGTGTGTAGTTCTGTCCTACATATACATCATTAGGATGATTCTAAGACTaccctctgcccagcaaaggaaaaaagcctTTTCCACGTGTTCTTCCCACATGATTGTGGTTTCCATCAGCTATGGCAGCTGCATTGTCATCTATATCAAACCTACAGCTAAGGATGAAGTGGCCCTTAATAAGGGAGTTTCTTTGCTCACTTTGTCTGTTGCCCCTTTGTTGAACCCCTTCATTTATACCCTgagaaataaacaagtaaagCAGTCTTTCCATGACACTCTTAGAAGAATTGCTTTTTATTCAAAGAAGTAG